One segment of Pasteurella skyensis DNA contains the following:
- a CDS encoding terminase small subunit, which produces MTELTPKQELFCKKYIELGNASEAYRQSYNAENMKDDTVHRKAFDLLENGKITARLDELRKEHLKRHNITVDSLILDLERVFNEAMDRDNPNFSSAVSAKMGQAKILGFDKQVIEHSTSDNTLRPTVIKLVAPDFEDKN; this is translated from the coding sequence ATGACTGAACTCACACCAAAGCAAGAATTATTTTGTAAAAAATATATTGAATTAGGTAACGCAAGTGAGGCATATCGACAAAGCTATAATGCTGAAAATATGAAAGATGACACAGTACACCGTAAGGCATTTGATTTACTCGAAAACGGCAAGATTACGGCAAGGTTGGATGAATTAAGAAAAGAGCATTTAAAACGCCATAACATCACCGTAGATAGCCTTATTTTGGATTTAGAAAGGGTATTTAATGAAGCAATGGATAGAGATAACCCTAACTTTAGCTCTGCCGTATCAGCCAAAATGGGGCAAGCAAAGATATTAGGATTTGATAAACAGGTAATAGAACACTCGACAAGTGATAATACATTACGACCAACAGTTATTAAATTAGTTGCTCCTGATTTTGAGGATAAAAACTAA
- the rnt gene encoding ribonuclease T, translating into MSEKTEQPSEQQTETIDYNLLKNRFRGYLPVVIDVETSGLNAQTDALLELAAITLKMDEQGYLVADQKCHFHIKPFEGANINPESLKINGIDLEDENRGAIAEVIAIPEMFKMVRKAMKEQGCQRAIIVAHNATFDQQFLQQAVKRIGVKRDPFHPFGMFDTATLAGFVYGQTVLVKACQMAEIPFDNKQAHGALYDTEITAELFCKMVNKFKDLGGFPVLNKSC; encoded by the coding sequence ATGTCAGAAAAAACAGAACAACCATCAGAACAACAAACAGAAACAATAGATTACAACTTACTTAAAAACCGTTTTAGAGGGTATTTACCTGTGGTGATTGATGTAGAAACTTCTGGTCTGAATGCGCAAACGGACGCATTATTGGAATTGGCTGCCATCACTTTAAAAATGGACGAACAAGGGTATTTAGTGGCTGATCAGAAATGCCATTTTCACATCAAACCTTTTGAAGGAGCGAATATCAATCCAGAGTCGTTAAAAATAAACGGCATTGATTTAGAGGATGAAAATCGTGGCGCAATAGCTGAGGTGATTGCTATTCCAGAAATGTTTAAAATGGTACGCAAAGCAATGAAAGAGCAAGGCTGCCAGCGAGCAATAATTGTGGCGCATAATGCCACTTTTGATCAACAGTTTTTACAACAAGCCGTAAAACGTATTGGTGTAAAACGTGATCCTTTCCATCCATTTGGAATGTTTGATACAGCAACCCTTGCAGGTTTTGTTTATGGGCAAACGGTGTTAGTGAAAGCCTGCCAAATGGCTGAAATTCCTTTTGATAACAAACAAGCGCACGGTGCATTATATGATACTGAAATTACCGCTGAGTTGTTTTGTAAAATGGTGAATAAATTTAAAGATTTAGGTGGTTTTCCTGTCTTGAATAAATCTTGTTGA
- the hflD gene encoding high frequency lysogenization protein HflD has product MANYFDISVAVAGACQAGSLVQKFAHKGNSGEDNEILGYSLKSLFVSQPDSTLAVFDNDLSHLKLGIEAAMAQFGGGKGNLDTEVSRYWIGVFALSKKLLENPDAKTELVQRLQQVERQLLICENDILNEQIIANLASIYREVISPLGTQIQVTGSPQHLSRTDVQNRIRATLLAGVRAGVLWQQVGGKRWQFLFARKKVLTQMQSFYQTL; this is encoded by the coding sequence ATGGCGAATTATTTTGATATTTCAGTGGCGGTAGCAGGGGCTTGTCAAGCGGGTAGTTTAGTGCAGAAATTTGCACATAAAGGAAACAGTGGTGAGGATAATGAAATACTTGGTTACTCTTTAAAAAGTTTATTTGTTTCCCAACCTGATAGCACCTTAGCAGTATTTGATAATGATTTATCTCACTTAAAATTAGGCATTGAAGCAGCAATGGCTCAGTTTGGTGGCGGTAAAGGTAATTTAGATACTGAAGTGAGTCGCTATTGGATCGGTGTATTCGCATTAAGTAAAAAATTATTAGAAAATCCTGATGCAAAAACGGAGTTAGTACAACGTTTACAGCAAGTTGAACGTCAGTTGTTGATTTGTGAAAATGATATATTAAATGAACAAATTATTGCGAATTTAGCGAGTATTTATCGAGAAGTTATTAGCCCACTAGGTACACAAATTCAAGTAACAGGTTCGCCACAACACCTTTCTCGAACAGATGTTCAAAATCGTATTCGTGCCACGTTACTTGCGGGTGTACGTGCAGGGGTCTTGTGGCAACAAGTTGGCGGAAAACGTTGGCAGTTTTTGTTCGCACGCAAAAAAGTCTTAACCCAAATGCAATCTTTTTATCAAACATTATAA
- a CDS encoding DUF1904 domain-containing protein yields the protein MPHLKIRGIEKNLIVENSKEIIDGLTEIIKCDRDWFTLECNPTEYIFDGKIVEGFTFVELYWFDRGEEVKKQTADFLINLIRKINNNKDCTLIFFPLTGDNYCENGEFFG from the coding sequence ATGCCACATTTAAAAATTCGTGGAATTGAAAAAAACTTAATTGTTGAAAACAGTAAAGAGATCATCGATGGTTTAACTGAAATCATTAAATGTGATCGTGATTGGTTTACTTTAGAGTGTAATCCAACCGAGTATATTTTTGATGGTAAAATCGTTGAGGGCTTTACTTTTGTTGAGCTTTATTGGTTTGATCGAGGTGAGGAAGTGAAAAAGCAAACGGCTGATTTTCTTATTAACTTGATCAGAAAAATCAATAACAATAAAGATTGCACATTGATTTTCTTCCCTCTAACAGGAGATAATTATTGTGAAAATGGTGAGTTTTTTGGTTAA
- a CDS encoding helix-turn-helix transcriptional regulator produces MEKINQPTTKKLLLDINDVKAITGFCTTTIYQHVKKGTFPAPKNCGGRSVRWRLADIENYVNS; encoded by the coding sequence ATGGAAAAGATAAACCAACCTACAACAAAAAAACTATTACTTGATATTAATGATGTAAAAGCAATCACTGGTTTTTGTACAACTACAATTTATCAGCACGTTAAAAAAGGAACATTCCCAGCACCTAAAAATTGTGGTGGGCGTTCTGTTCGCTGGCGTTTAGCTGATATTGAAAATTATGTTAATTCTTAG
- a CDS encoding tyrosine-type recombinase/integrase, which produces MARITKPLTNTEVERAKAKTKDYSLYDGNGLTILIRPNGAKLWRFRYTRPFSTKRALIGLGQYPAVTLAQARSIRDEYLSLLAQNIAPQIYRQKLEDETLAKQDNTLLNVARDWRNKKATEVKETTLSKNWKRLENHLFKHLGHYPITDINPRLVITALTPLYKQEKFETLHRCVSLLNEIMKFALNCGILEFNKCGDVGSFFPRQAVIHNPAIRPEELPQFLTKLRHSNLSAKRKQLILWQLLTMVRSSEAVTVEWAEIDFKNKLWTIPAEKMKGGKRSHTVPLSTQALNVLKVMKEISNYSRYIFPFNDKQPNRPMNKETVNNAIRSMGYGGKLVAHGLRSIASTYLNETFLEQYDVIEACLSHEISNAVRKAYNRSNYLEQRKPLMQCWGDYVESCSTGL; this is translated from the coding sequence ATGGCAAGAATAACAAAACCACTTACTAATACCGAAGTAGAAAGAGCCAAAGCCAAAACTAAGGATTATTCTTTATATGACGGCAATGGGCTAACAATACTCATTAGACCGAATGGAGCGAAATTGTGGCGTTTTCGCTATACTAGACCATTTTCAACCAAAAGGGCTTTAATAGGCTTAGGGCAATATCCAGCCGTTACCCTAGCACAAGCAAGAAGTATCAGAGATGAATATTTATCTTTGCTTGCTCAAAATATAGCTCCACAAATCTACCGCCAAAAGCTAGAAGATGAAACATTGGCAAAGCAAGATAACACTTTGTTAAATGTTGCAAGAGATTGGCGGAATAAAAAAGCGACTGAAGTCAAAGAAACGACTTTAAGCAAAAACTGGAAGCGTTTAGAAAACCACTTATTCAAACATCTAGGGCATTACCCAATTACAGACATAAACCCAAGATTAGTGATTACTGCTCTCACTCCGTTATACAAGCAAGAAAAATTTGAGACATTACATCGTTGTGTTAGCTTATTAAATGAGATTATGAAATTTGCTCTTAATTGTGGCATTTTAGAATTTAATAAATGCGGTGATGTTGGCTCATTCTTTCCAAGACAAGCGGTGATACATAATCCAGCAATACGCCCTGAAGAATTACCGCAGTTTCTAACTAAATTAAGACATAGCAACCTATCCGCCAAGCGAAAGCAGTTAATCTTATGGCAACTTTTGACAATGGTTCGTTCAAGTGAAGCCGTTACAGTGGAATGGGCTGAAATTGATTTTAAAAATAAGTTATGGACTATTCCAGCCGAAAAGATGAAAGGGGGCAAGAGGTCGCATACTGTACCGCTCTCAACCCAAGCCTTAAACGTTTTAAAAGTAATGAAAGAAATATCTAACTATAGCCGTTATATATTCCCCTTTAATGATAAGCAACCAAATAGACCAATGAATAAAGAAACCGTTAATAATGCTATACGCTCAATGGGATACGGTGGCAAACTCGTAGCACACGGTTTACGCTCTATTGCTAGCACTTACCTTAATGAAACCTTTTTAGAACAATACGACGTTATAGAGGCGTGTTTATCACACGAAATAAGCAACGCAGTAAGAAAGGCTTACAACCGCTCAAATTATTTAGAACAAAGAAAACCTTTAATGCAGTGTTGGGGCGATTATGTGGAAAGTTGCTCAACAGGATTATAA
- the purB gene encoding adenylosuccinate lyase, translated as MELNSLTAVSPIDGRYQDKVADLRSIFSEFGLIKFRVTVEIKWLQKLAEMPAIQEVPTLSNESNQYLNQIIENFSVQDAQRIKEIERVTNHDVKAVEYFLKEKSEAVTELAKISEFWHFACTSEDINNLSHALMLKTAREEVLLPQWKALTNAIVELANRYQHIPMLCRTHGQPATPSTMGKEMANVAYRLKRQFKQLQHIEVLGKINGAVGNYNAHLSAYPEIDWHKFSQEFVTSLGIEWNPYTTQIEPHDYIAEYFDCIARFNTILIDFDRDLWGYIALNYFKQRTIAGEIGSSTMPHKVNPIDFENSEGNLGLANALMSHLAQKLPISRWQRDLTDSTVLRNLGVGVGYSLIAYSSTLKGISKLEVNEERLQEDLDQNWEVLAEPIQTVMRRYGIEKPYEKLKELTRGKRVTKEIMQNFVETLPLPQAEIERLKQMTPASYIGYAVELVEELD; from the coding sequence ATGGAACTTAATAGCCTTACCGCTGTTTCGCCAATTGATGGTCGCTATCAAGATAAAGTGGCAGATTTACGTTCAATTTTTAGTGAGTTTGGATTAATTAAATTTCGTGTAACAGTAGAAATAAAATGGTTGCAAAAATTAGCAGAAATGCCAGCCATTCAAGAAGTGCCGACCTTATCAAACGAGTCTAATCAATATTTAAATCAAATTATTGAAAATTTTTCAGTTCAAGACGCCCAGCGAATTAAAGAGATTGAGCGAGTGACCAATCACGATGTCAAAGCCGTAGAATATTTTTTAAAAGAGAAAAGCGAAGCTGTGACTGAATTAGCAAAAATTAGCGAATTTTGGCACTTTGCTTGTACGTCGGAAGATATCAATAACCTTTCTCACGCTTTGATGTTAAAAACAGCACGTGAAGAAGTGCTATTACCACAATGGAAAGCCCTGACCAATGCAATTGTTGAACTAGCAAATCGTTATCAACATATCCCAATGCTATGTCGCACACACGGTCAGCCTGCAACACCTTCTACAATGGGTAAAGAAATGGCGAATGTGGCATATCGTTTAAAACGTCAATTTAAACAGTTGCAACACATTGAAGTACTAGGAAAAATCAATGGTGCAGTGGGGAATTATAATGCTCACTTATCGGCTTATCCTGAGATTGATTGGCATAAATTTAGCCAAGAATTTGTGACTTCATTAGGTATTGAGTGGAACCCATATACTACTCAAATTGAACCACATGATTATATTGCTGAATATTTTGATTGCATTGCTCGTTTTAACACTATTTTAATTGATTTTGACCGTGATTTATGGGGCTATATCGCTTTAAATTATTTCAAACAACGCACCATTGCGGGCGAAATTGGGTCAAGCACAATGCCACACAAAGTAAACCCGATCGACTTTGAAAATTCTGAAGGAAATTTAGGTTTAGCCAATGCGTTAATGAGTCACCTTGCTCAAAAATTACCGATTTCTCGCTGGCAGCGTGACTTAACGGATTCGACCGTGTTGCGTAATTTAGGCGTAGGTGTGGGCTATTCGTTGATTGCATACAGCTCAACCTTAAAAGGGATCAGTAAATTAGAAGTAAATGAAGAACGTTTACAAGAAGATCTCGATCAAAACTGGGAAGTATTAGCGGAGCCGATCCAAACCGTAATGCGTCGCTATGGCATTGAAAAACCTTATGAAAAATTAAAAGAACTCACACGAGGCAAGCGAGTAACCAAAGAAATTATGCAAAATTTCGTTGAAACGTTACCGCTTCCACAGGCTGAAATTGAACGCCTTAAACAAATGACACCTGCGAGTTATATTGGTTATGCGGTAGAGTTGGTTGAGGAGTTGGATTAG
- a CDS encoding Fic family protein, with product MKLLNEIDRLKAEIQELRPLSPAELKRLRDEFIIENSYNSNAIEGNTLTLRETALILNEGITIAEKPLKHHLDIIGYKDAFNYLFDVVADNETLSERIIKDIHSLVLMNDSQNKGKYRQIQVRIMGSHHEPTEPHFIKEQITNLIQHYRQELKLKHPLEAISEFHLAFESIHPFIDGNGRTGRLLLNFELLKNGYLPIDIKFTDRAKYYACFDDYHETKHAKMFTQLVAEYQKAEQERYLKIVNG from the coding sequence ATGAAACTACTCAATGAAATAGACCGCTTAAAAGCTGAAATTCAAGAATTAAGACCACTCTCACCAGCTGAACTAAAACGCTTGCGAGATGAATTTATTATCGAAAATAGCTACAACTCAAATGCTATTGAGGGTAATACCTTAACCTTAAGAGAAACTGCCTTGATTTTAAATGAGGGCATTACCATTGCAGAAAAACCACTCAAACACCATTTAGACATTATCGGTTATAAAGACGCGTTTAATTACTTATTTGATGTAGTGGCGGACAATGAAACATTAAGCGAGAGAATAATCAAAGATATTCATAGCCTAGTTTTGATGAACGATAGTCAAAATAAAGGTAAGTATCGACAAATACAAGTGCGAATTATGGGAAGCCATCACGAACCAACCGAACCGCATTTTATTAAAGAGCAAATAACTAATCTTATTCAACACTACCGCCAAGAATTGAAGCTAAAACACCCCTTAGAAGCGATTAGCGAGTTTCATTTAGCTTTTGAAAGCATACACCCATTTATTGACGGAAACGGACGTACAGGGCGGTTATTATTGAATTTTGAGTTATTAAAGAATGGTTATTTGCCTATTGATATTAAATTCACGGATAGAGCCAAATACTACGCTTGTTTTGATGACTATCACGAAACTAAGCACGCTAAAATGTTCACGCAATTAGTGGCGGAATATCAGAAAGCAGAACAGGAAAGATATTTAAAAATTGTTAATGGTTAA
- the lepA gene encoding translation elongation factor 4, with protein sequence MKNIRNFSIIAHIDHGKSTLSDRLIQTCGGLTDREMAAQVLDSMDLERERGITIKAQSVTLNYKAKDGETYQLNFIDTPGHVDFSYEVSRSLSACEGALLVVDAGQGVEAQTLANCYTAMGMDLEVIPVLNKIDLPAAEPERVAEEIEDIVGIEAIEAVRCSAKTGEGIADVLEEIVTKMPAPEGDPNAKLQALIIDSWFDNYLGIVSLIRVKNGTLRKNDKIKIMSTGINYNIDRLGIFTPKQTDTDVLHCGEVGWVVCGIKDILGAPVGDTITHQHNAASDILPGFQKVKPQVYAGLFPISSDDYESFRDALGKLSLNDASLFYEPETSTALGFGFRCGFLGLLHMEIIQERLEREYDLDLITTAPTVVYEVALNNGDIEYVDSPAKLPPLNNIAEIREPIAECNILVPQEFLGNVITLCIEKRGVQTNMVYHGNQVALTYEIPMGEVVLDFFDRIKSTSRGYASLDYNFKHFQAADMVRVDIMINGERVDALALIVHKANAPYRGRELVEKMKELIPRQQFDIAIQAAIGNHIIARSTVKQLRKNVLAKCYGGDVSRKKKLLQKQKEGKKRMKSVGNVEVPQEAFLAILHVGKD encoded by the coding sequence ATGAAAAATATTCGTAACTTTTCGATTATTGCCCATATTGATCACGGCAAATCGACACTGTCTGATCGCTTAATTCAAACTTGTGGTGGTTTAACAGATCGTGAAATGGCGGCTCAAGTGTTAGATTCAATGGATTTAGAACGTGAACGTGGTATTACAATTAAAGCCCAAAGTGTTACTTTAAATTATAAAGCAAAAGACGGTGAAACTTATCAGCTTAACTTTATCGATACACCTGGACACGTCGATTTCTCTTATGAAGTGTCTCGTTCACTATCTGCTTGTGAAGGTGCGTTACTCGTGGTTGATGCAGGACAAGGTGTGGAAGCTCAAACTCTCGCAAATTGTTACACCGCAATGGGTATGGATTTAGAAGTTATTCCTGTATTAAATAAAATTGACTTACCTGCCGCAGAGCCTGAGCGTGTGGCAGAAGAAATTGAAGATATTGTGGGTATTGAAGCCATTGAAGCGGTACGTTGCTCTGCTAAAACAGGGGAAGGCATTGCAGATGTGTTAGAAGAAATTGTCACTAAAATGCCAGCTCCAGAAGGTGATCCTAATGCAAAATTACAAGCTTTAATTATTGATTCTTGGTTCGATAATTATTTAGGTATTGTTTCTCTGATTCGTGTTAAAAATGGTACTCTACGCAAAAATGATAAAATCAAAATAATGAGTACAGGCATTAACTATAATATCGATCGTTTAGGTATTTTTACTCCAAAACAGACGGATACCGATGTTCTTCACTGTGGTGAAGTAGGCTGGGTTGTCTGTGGCATTAAAGATATTTTAGGTGCACCTGTCGGCGATACAATTACACATCAACACAATGCAGCGAGTGATATTTTACCAGGTTTTCAAAAAGTGAAACCACAAGTCTATGCAGGTTTATTCCCTATCAGTTCCGATGATTATGAATCGTTCCGTGATGCACTAGGAAAATTAAGTCTTAACGATGCTTCGTTATTTTATGAACCAGAAACCTCAACGGCTTTAGGCTTTGGTTTCCGTTGTGGATTTTTAGGTCTGCTACATATGGAAATTATCCAAGAGCGTTTAGAGCGTGAATATGACTTGGATTTAATTACCACTGCTCCAACGGTAGTTTATGAAGTAGCATTAAATAATGGAGATATCGAATATGTCGATAGTCCTGCTAAATTACCGCCATTAAATAATATTGCAGAAATCCGTGAACCCATTGCAGAATGTAATATTCTTGTTCCACAAGAGTTTTTAGGCAATGTTATTACCCTTTGTATTGAAAAACGTGGTGTACAAACCAATATGGTGTATCACGGTAATCAAGTTGCGCTAACTTATGAAATTCCAATGGGTGAAGTGGTATTAGATTTCTTTGATCGAATAAAATCAACCTCTCGTGGTTATGCTTCGTTAGATTATAACTTCAAACACTTCCAAGCTGCAGATATGGTTCGTGTAGATATAATGATCAACGGTGAGCGTGTTGATGCTCTAGCTTTAATTGTTCATAAAGCCAATGCCCCTTATCGTGGTCGTGAATTAGTAGAAAAAATGAAAGAATTGATTCCACGTCAACAATTTGATATTGCGATTCAAGCGGCTATTGGTAACCATATTATTGCTCGTTCAACGGTTAAACAGCTCCGTAAAAATGTATTAGCAAAATGTTATGGTGGTGATGTGAGCCGTAAGAAAAAACTGTTACAAAAGCAGAAAGAAGGTAAAAAACGAATGAAGTCTGTAGGTAATGTTGAAGTACCACAAGAAGCCTTCCTGGCAATTCTTCACGTAGGTAAAGATTAG
- a CDS encoding host cell division inhibitor Icd-like protein yields the protein MKLSKHLDNAMNYSKLSSKSNRLSLEYLAYSMTVLADCTKKQVEQENQKDYIINVVAKSTTEPENSNNLTVANSSTPFNRAFFVRSIRTPKENNRLNLAVSFLSMVACNGKGSPFATFHGFVVSQPVTRYRPSLRTKAVTSNNLIVELLAMIYLLLCVNRTKPTFNTEVVRIQAPNEDEARYQLTADYQLLAVCGRINSHKAQNLVAQIEPLKAQHSPMVEVRQKPKMDFVKTGQIMPILETQQNNQRLINLVGIDNKGISSDLPLNTITLKNQPSMIDNVFQLQGGIYA from the coding sequence ATGAAATTATCTAAGCACCTTGATAACGCTATGAATTATAGCAAATTATCATCAAAAAGTAACCGCTTATCACTGGAATATTTAGCGTATTCTATGACTGTTTTAGCGGATTGTACAAAAAAACAGGTTGAACAAGAAAATCAAAAAGATTATATTATTAACGTTGTAGCAAAATCTACAACCGAGCCTGAGAACTCGAATAATTTAACCGTGGCGAACAGTAGCACGCCTTTTAATCGTGCTTTTTTTGTTCGTAGCATACGCACACCTAAAGAAAATAATCGCTTAAATTTAGCGGTTAGCTTTCTCTCAATGGTAGCGTGTAATGGGAAAGGTTCGCCCTTTGCTACATTCCACGGTTTTGTAGTTTCTCAGCCCGTTACACGTTACCGCCCAAGCCTGAGAACAAAAGCGGTAACTTCAAATAATTTAATCGTGGAGTTATTAGCAATGATTTATTTATTACTATGTGTCAATCGCACAAAACCAACCTTTAATACCGAAGTAGTACGCATTCAAGCACCAAATGAAGATGAAGCACGTTACCAGCTAACGGCAGATTATCAACTATTGGCGGTATGTGGGCGTATCAATTCACACAAAGCACAAAATTTAGTCGCTCAAATTGAGCCACTAAAAGCACAACATTCACCAATGGTGGAAGTTAGACAAAAACCAAAAATGGATTTTGTAAAGACTGGACAGATTATGCCAATCCTTGAAACTCAACAAAATAACCAACGCCTGATCAACCTTGTAGGCATTGATAACAAAGGCATTAGTTCAGATTTACCTCTCAATACGATCACCCTTAAAAACCAGCCATCAATGATAGATAACGTATTCCAGTTACAAGGAGGAATTTATGCGTAA
- a CDS encoding serpin family protein yields MKTTYKKHRIIYLATLTLLGTYLSACASTTQSAPVINLTPTESAKLFVEQSTRMGALLDQLRNGNDIALSETGISKLLSAVAKGADGDSQSQIRQFIKEKQLPLVNDKVYRNVNVMYFKNINHIHKAYIKALPDFVIESSISDINQKAARVTKGMIPNAMKNVSPTSDVVLSNIMSFNAKWVTPFFNKKYTKDKDFTAQCGKKTQVGKVVTMHTQLDISFVKDGRIRAIALPFKEGYRLVIAMSDNKRTSPAKASQWLYAEGGKHIKQLLATHSSDVILSLPKLDLSSEHNLIPALYKLGIIDIFDARKANLSKLSTDPLFVNLFEQQVKFQADEKGAKAAAVTTVGMQLTSAMSDPNPPKPIIFDVNHAFAYAIVKDQDYQQIILAGEVNSLGICNSSQ; encoded by the coding sequence ATGAAAACAACATACAAAAAACACCGAATTATCTACTTAGCTACTCTGACTTTGTTAGGTACTTATCTCAGCGCTTGTGCGAGCACAACTCAATCAGCACCAGTAATAAATCTCACTCCCACAGAAAGTGCCAAATTGTTTGTAGAGCAGAGTACTCGTATGGGAGCTTTGTTAGACCAGTTGCGAAATGGTAATGATATTGCTCTTAGTGAAACGGGTATTAGCAAGTTATTATCTGCCGTTGCCAAAGGTGCTGATGGTGACAGTCAATCACAAATTCGTCAATTTATTAAAGAAAAACAATTACCTTTAGTTAATGATAAGGTTTATCGGAATGTGAATGTGATGTATTTTAAAAATATTAACCACATTCATAAAGCATATATTAAGGCATTACCAGATTTTGTTATCGAGTCATCTATTTCGGATATTAATCAAAAAGCCGCTAGAGTGACCAAAGGTATGATACCTAATGCAATGAAGAATGTGTCGCCAACATCCGATGTGGTATTGTCTAATATTATGAGTTTTAATGCTAAATGGGTGACACCATTTTTTAATAAAAAATACACCAAAGACAAAGATTTCACTGCTCAATGTGGTAAGAAAACTCAAGTGGGAAAAGTTGTGACTATGCATACTCAGTTAGATATCAGTTTTGTCAAAGATGGTCGTATTCGTGCTATTGCATTGCCTTTCAAAGAAGGATATAGATTAGTAATTGCAATGAGTGATAATAAACGTACGTCACCTGCAAAGGCCTCCCAATGGCTGTATGCTGAAGGTGGTAAGCATATTAAGCAATTACTTGCTACTCACTCATCTGACGTGATACTGTCATTACCAAAGTTAGATCTCTCATCAGAACATAATCTCATTCCAGCGCTCTACAAATTGGGGATCATTGATATTTTTGACGCAAGAAAAGCGAACTTAAGCAAACTATCAACTGATCCGCTGTTTGTTAATTTATTTGAACAACAAGTTAAGTTCCAAGCTGATGAAAAGGGAGCTAAAGCTGCTGCAGTAACAACAGTGGGTATGCAATTAACTTCCGCTATGTCAGATCCTAATCCACCTAAGCCAATCATTTTTGATGTTAACCACGCTTTTGCTTATGCCATTGTTAAAGATCAGGATTATCAACAAATTATTTTAGCAGGTGAGGTGAACTCATTGGGTATTTGTAATAGTTCACAATAA
- a CDS encoding antA/AntB antirepressor family protein, whose protein sequence is MNSLTNPLQGFLPVTQDYHQGIAVQYVNARDLHSFLESKQEFANWIKNNIKLYGFKKNADYFLLDKFVKQTGRGGHNKIEYKITLSMAKELAMVERNKQGKLARQYFIQCEEALSQISPGTTEELRKQWLIERQATKTAYQRMCEALYKHRQRQGKITNPCHYSNEANLINRIVLDMPPVKWKQANNITDDKDLRSHFNAEQLSKVEYLENANGFLLDDNQPFNIRKAKLKTMLNNRFIGA, encoded by the coding sequence ATGAACTCTTTAACTAATCCATTACAGGGCTTTTTACCAGTCACACAAGACTACCATCAAGGCATAGCGGTTCAATATGTTAATGCTAGGGATTTACATTCATTCTTAGAAAGTAAACAAGAATTTGCTAACTGGATAAAAAACAATATCAAATTGTACGGATTTAAAAAGAATGCTGATTATTTTTTGCTTGATAAATTTGTCAAGCAAACAGGACGTGGTGGACATAATAAAATCGAGTACAAAATCACTTTATCAATGGCTAAAGAATTGGCAATGGTAGAGCGTAATAAACAGGGAAAACTTGCTAGACAGTATTTTATTCAATGTGAAGAAGCTCTATCTCAAATATCACCTGGTACAACTGAAGAATTACGTAAACAATGGCTTATTGAAAGACAAGCAACTAAAACAGCTTATCAAAGAATGTGTGAGGCACTTTATAAGCACCGCCAAAGACAGGGAAAAATAACAAACCCTTGCCATTATTCAAATGAAGCTAACTTAATCAACCGCATTGTATTAGATATGCCACCAGTTAAATGGAAGCAGGCGAATAATATCACTGACGATAAAGACCTAAGAAGCCATTTTAACGCTGAGCAGTTATCTAAGGTTGAATATTTAGAGAATGCTAACGGCTTTCTACTCGATGATAATCAACCGTTTAATATACGCAAAGCAAAATTAAAAACAATGCTAAATAATAGATTTATAGGAGCATAA